The sequence below is a genomic window from Ensifer adhaerens.
GTCCGATCGAATGGAAAAGGTGACCAACGCGATCTTCATCATGGTGGCGCTGGACAAGAACGGCAGACCGACACCCGTGCCTCCGGAAGCGTGAGGCTCAGTCCGTGCTGGAGTTTCTGTCGATCGACAAGGCGAACGCCGAGGTCTCCCTCGATGTCCGCAATCCCGCTTTCTACCAGAATCCCAATTCCGCCTACGCGGCGCTGATCGAACTCGGTCCCGCCTTTTACTGGCGCGAGCAGCAGCAATGGTATTTCACCGGCTACGACGCGGTGAACGGACTTCTGCGCGACCGTCGATTCGGACGCCAGATCACTCATGTGATGAGTCGCGAAGAAGCTGGACTTGGGGCCGCAGATCCGAGACTCGCCGATTTCGACCGGGCCGAGTCGAAATCGCTGCTGGAACTCGAGCCGCCGGAGCACACGCGGCTGCGCACGCTGGTCAATCGCGCTTTCGTTTCGCGCCACATCGAAAAGCTGCGGCCACAGATAGGCGCACTCGCTCATGACCTGATCGACGGGTTCGGTCCCCGCGGCGAAGTCGAACTGCTTGGCGCCTTTGCCGAGATCGTTCCGGTAACCGTCATCGCCCGCATGATCGGGGTTCCGGACGACATGTGCCGACAATTGCTCGACTGGTCGCACGACTATGTTCGCATGTACCAGTTCGGCCGCTCTGCTGACGATGAGGCCCGCGCCAACAGGGCAGCGAAGGAATTTGCCGATTACGTCCTGAAACTCGCCGCCGAAAAGCGCGCGAACCCGCAGGACGATCTGCTGAGCTTGATGGTCCAGCCGGCCCGCGACGGACAATACCTGACCGAAGAGGAACTCGTTTCCACGACGATCGTGCTCCTCAATGCCGGCCACGAGGCAACCGTTCACCAGATCGGCAACGCCGTGAACACCATCCTGAAGAGCGGCCTCGACCCCAGGTCACTCACCAGTGACGAAGTGAAGACCGAGCGACTGGTCGAGGAGTGTTTCCGCATTTCCGCCCCCGTGCATATTTTCGAGCGTTGGGCGCTTGAGGATGTCGAGATACACGGGCTTGGCTTCACGAAGGGCGACAAAATCGGGTTGATCCTTGCCGCCGCCAATCTGGACCCGGCGAGGTTTACGGATCCCCTTTCCTTCCGACCGGAGCGCAACGAGGGGCAGAATCTCTCGTTTGGCGCAGGCATACATTTCTGCATCGGTGCGCCGCTGGCGCGACTGGAGTTGAACACCGTGCTGCCGATCCTCTTCGAGCGCCTGCCCGGGCTACGGCTGGCGGAAGAGCCGCAGGTCAAGGATGTCTATCATTTTCATGGCCTGGAGAGCCTGAAGCTTTCATGGTGACCTCGCGGGCGAGGTCAAGCCACGCCTTGGCGGCAAAGGAGAGATAGCCGCCTCGACGCCACACCCAGGCCATATGCCAGGTCATTGCGGGCGAACGGACGGGAATATGAACGACGCCCGGGCGGACGCGCAGGTCGGCAATCAGTCGAGGCAGGAAGCCCACTCCGAGCCCTGCACCGACAAGCTCCACAATGAAATTGATCTGGCCGCTGCGCGCCGCGATCGTCGGTTCGAAACCTGCCTCGCGACAGCCTTCCAGGATGATCGGATTCAGCGCAAAGCCGCTGTCGAAGAAGATGAGCGGCATGTCCTTCAGCTCCGCAAGCGCGATCTCCGCTCTCGTCGCCAAAGGCTGGCCCTGCGCGATGAGGACGTGAAGCGGTTCGCGCGTCACCTCCTGCCAGTCCAGTGCCTCCGGCACCGGCAGGAGAGATGCACCGAGATCGACCTCCCCCGCCAGCACCATTTCCTCCAGCCTCCGGCTGCCATGCTCGACCAGTTGGATTTCAATATCGGGGTGGCGATTGCGATATGCGGCGAAGATTGGGGCGAACAGGATGTCGCTGCCGATCGGCGGCAGGCCAAGGCGCAGCGCACCGCGCTTCAGCCCCTTGAGTTCAGAAAGTTCCGTCAGAAGGTCTTCCCGTTGCGCCAGCATGGTCTGCGCATGCCGAAGAGCCACCCGTCCCGCATCCGTCAAGGCGGGCCTGTGGGCGGACCTGTCGATGAGCGCGAAGCCCAGGTCGTCCTCCAGTTGCCGCACGACCTTGCTGACGGCGGATTGCGTCAGAAAGACCGCCTTGGCGGCCTGCGAGAAGCCGCCCTGTCGTATGACCTCGGTGAAGATGCGCAAGGCCCGCAGATCCAGGTCCATTCCTATTCCAATTCGGACTTATATTCATGAGAGCAATTCATTTTACTCATATCGCAACGCAGCATATATTTCCAGCACGAAATCAGGAGCCGCACGATGACAACGCGCCAGATCAAACTCTCCGTCCGCAGGATGATGCATGTCAGCCCCGTGATGCAGATCGGCCTGCTCATTCTTATCTGGCAGGCCGGTGAGGCAGTCGTCCACCTGCTGAACCTGCCGGTTCCCGGCAGTGTGATCGGTCTTTTCTTGGTGCTCGCTCTGCTGGCGACGGGACGCATCAACGTCGTCAGCCTCCGCAGTGGCGCGAAGTTCCTTCTCGCTGAAATGCTGCTCTTCTTCATTCCGGCGGTGCTCGCCGTCCTCGACCATCGGGAGTTTCTCGGGCTTCTGGGCCTGAAGATATTCGCCGTCATTCTGATCGGTGCGATCATGGTGATGGTCGTGACGGCGCTTGCCGTCGACTTCAGCTATCGCTTGATGATGCGGTTGGGAGACCATCATGCCCGCGCTCGGTGAAACCATCCTGGCCGCCATTTTCTGGCCGGCTGTAACGATCGGCGTCTATCTGGCGGCCCGTCAGGTCTATCGGCGCTGGTCGAGCCCGTGGCTGTCGCCGCTGCTGGTTGCTCCGGTCGTTCTCATCATCCTGGCGCTGATCCTGAAGCAAAGCTACGCACAATATATTCACGTCACGCATTGGCTGGTCGCCATGCTTGGCCCGGCAACGGTCGCCTTCGCGGTTCCTATCTACGAGCAGCGCGCCACGATCCGTCGCTACTGGCCGGCACTGGCGTTCGGCGTCGTCATTGGAAGCACGACGGCCATGGTCACCGCCTGGGGACTGGCAAGTCTGCTGAGCATTGACGGTACGTTACGGCTCAGCCTTATGGCGCGGTCTTTCAGCACGCCCTTTGCGATGACTGTTTCGAAGGACATCGGCGGCGTGCCGGACCTGACCGCCATATTCGTGGTCGTGACGGGTGTCTTCGGAGCCGCGCTGGGCGATCTCCTGATGAATGTCCTGCCACTCAAGTCCGCGATGGCGCGGGGCGCGCTCTTTGGGATGGGGGCCCATGGCGCCGGCGTTGCGCGCGCCAGCCAGATCGGCAACGAGGAAGGTTCGATCGCCAGTCTGGTCATGGTTCTCGTCGGTCTCGTGAACGTGCTTTTCGCGCCAGTGCTGAGCCTCCTGCTGCGCTAGACCCTTCGCGCAGCTGGCAGGCGGAAACCTTGGTCAAGACGCACGGACGTCGGCTTGCTCAACCTCTTGCGCCCGCTCCTCCTGCTCTTCGCCGATGGCCTCGGCGCGGGCCTCAAGCTGCTTTTTCAGCTTGTCCAGCTCGCGCTCATCCAGCTTTTCGACCCCGACAAGTTTGTTTTGCGCCGCGCCGACCAGAATGAGTTCATCCAGCTTGGCCTGGATCGCCTCGCTGTCTCGGTTCTGTGAATTCTGCAGCACGAAGATCATGAGAAAGGTGATGATCGTCGTCGACGTATTGATGACCAGTTGCCAGACATCCGAGAAGCCGAAGAGCGGGCCTGTCGCCGCCCAGGCGACGACGAGAACGACGGCCAGAACGAAGGT
It includes:
- a CDS encoding DNA-binding transcriptional regulator, LysR family, whose product is MDLDLRALRIFTEVIRQGGFSQAAKAVFLTQSAVSKVVRQLEDDLGFALIDRSAHRPALTDAGRVALRHAQTMLAQREDLLTELSELKGLKRGALRLGLPPIGSDILFAPIFAAYRNRHPDIEIQLVEHGSRRLEEMVLAGEVDLGASLLPVPEALDWQEVTREPLHVLIAQGQPLATRAEIALAELKDMPLIFFDSGFALNPIILEGCREAGFEPTIAARSGQINFIVELVGAGLGVGFLPRLIADLRVRPGVVHIPVRSPAMTWHMAWVWRRGGYLSFAAKAWLDLAREVTMKASGSPGHENDRHP
- a CDS encoding Low affinity Fe/Cu permease; this translates as MPDVTKLFSKFATKTSKLAGKPATFVLAVVLVVAWAATGPLFGFSDVWQLVINTSTTIITFLMIFVLQNSQNRDSEAIQAKLDELILVGAAQNKLVGVEKLDERELDKLKKQLEARAEAIGEEQEERAQEVEQADVRAS
- a CDS encoding TIGR00659 family protein gives rise to the protein MPALGETILAAIFWPAVTIGVYLAARQVYRRWSSPWLSPLLVAPVVLIILALILKQSYAQYIHVTHWLVAMLGPATVAFAVPIYEQRATIRRYWPALAFGVVIGSTTAMVTAWGLASLLSIDGTLRLSLMARSFSTPFAMTVSKDIGGVPDLTAIFVVVTGVFGAALGDLLMNVLPLKSAMARGALFGMGAHGAGVARASQIGNEEGSIASLVMVLVGLVNVLFAPVLSLLLR
- a CDS encoding Cytochrome P450, with translation MLEFLSIDKANAEVSLDVRNPAFYQNPNSAYAALIELGPAFYWREQQQWYFTGYDAVNGLLRDRRFGRQITHVMSREEAGLGAADPRLADFDRAESKSLLELEPPEHTRLRTLVNRAFVSRHIEKLRPQIGALAHDLIDGFGPRGEVELLGAFAEIVPVTVIARMIGVPDDMCRQLLDWSHDYVRMYQFGRSADDEARANRAAKEFADYVLKLAAEKRANPQDDLLSLMVQPARDGQYLTEEELVSTTIVLLNAGHEATVHQIGNAVNTILKSGLDPRSLTSDEVKTERLVEECFRISAPVHIFERWALEDVEIHGLGFTKGDKIGLILAAANLDPARFTDPLSFRPERNEGQNLSFGAGIHFCIGAPLARLELNTVLPILFERLPGLRLAEEPQVKDVYHFHGLESLKLSW
- a CDS encoding holin-like protein, encoding MTTRQIKLSVRRMMHVSPVMQIGLLILIWQAGEAVVHLLNLPVPGSVIGLFLVLALLATGRINVVSLRSGAKFLLAEMLLFFIPAVLAVLDHREFLGLLGLKIFAVILIGAIMVMVVTALAVDFSYRLMMRLGDHHARAR